One Flexistipes sp. DNA window includes the following coding sequences:
- a CDS encoding HyaD/HybD family hydrogenase maturation endopeptidase — MKISIFGAGNTLLSDEGFGVHFVRYLQSRYNFPENIDVVDAGTMGMLASGFIENYDYVFIIDVVEIKDKPGTILIYDYDDIRLNKMPAKLSPHQIGVQEMLLMCDIRGVSPENLKLISVVPESMTIGDSLSKTLKNCLKEVENILLKELESLNIPFYKKSTN, encoded by the coding sequence ATGAAAATAAGCATATTCGGAGCCGGAAACACACTCCTCTCAGATGAGGGCTTCGGTGTTCATTTTGTAAGATATTTGCAGAGCAGATACAACTTCCCGGAAAATATTGATGTGGTGGATGCAGGTACAATGGGAATGCTTGCATCCGGTTTTATTGAAAATTATGACTATGTTTTTATTATCGATGTGGTCGAGATAAAGGATAAACCCGGTACAATTTTGATTTATGACTACGATGATATAAGGCTGAATAAAATGCCTGCCAAGCTCTCCCCTCATCAAATCGGCGTCCAGGAAATGCTTCTCATGTGCGATATCAGGGGTGTCTCTCCTGAAAATCTGAAACTTATCAGCGTCGTTCCGGAATCAATGACTATCGGAGATTCACTGAGTAAAACGCTGAAAAACTGCTTGAAAGAAGTTGAAAATATTTTATTAAAAGAACTGGAGTCGTTAAACATACCATTTTATAAAAAATCAACCAATTAA
- a CDS encoding nickel-dependent hydrogenase large subunit, which yields MSKKITIDPVTRIEGHLRIDVEVDNDRVTNAWSSAQMFRGIETILKGKRPEDAWSYAQRFCGVCTTVHAIASIRSVENALNVQVPLNGQYLRNLMIAMHSMQDHIVHFYHLSALDWVDITSCLKADPKKTSLLAESMSDFGGHGVDDFKNVQEKLKHFVDSGRLGIFASGYWGHQAMKLSPEENLLLFSHYLTALDYQKKAAQAVAVIGGKNPHIQNLVVGGVATAVNMDNMATLNVERLSLIRKKLGEVKKFIDKVYMNDLVLLANRYREWFDIGRSVGNYIAVPEYPLDTNSKEFLIQGGIFFNGEQNIHHRILDHSDDYLINNITESSEFAWYNNPAPLHPWDGSSDPRFTGYDYDSKYTWCKAPRFKEKAIETGPVAQILAGYHTGNEFIKREIDFYNSTLSIDNSKYNSTMGRLLARGYRAKFSAETAEHFLDKLIENIAAGDSDYANPTEIPSGEYKGVGFHEAPRGMLSHFIHIKDKKIENYQAVVPSTWNASPRDENGVMGPYENSLINTQLAETEKPLEILRTIHSYDPCIACAVHAVDPDGGDIVKVKVL from the coding sequence ATGTCTAAAAAAATTACCATAGATCCGGTCACGAGAATAGAGGGGCATCTGAGAATCGATGTTGAAGTGGACAATGACAGGGTTACAAACGCCTGGTCTTCAGCGCAGATGTTCCGTGGCATAGAAACAATATTAAAAGGCAAAAGACCGGAAGACGCCTGGTCATATGCTCAGCGTTTTTGCGGTGTCTGCACAACTGTTCACGCCATAGCCTCCATCCGTTCCGTTGAAAATGCGTTGAATGTCCAGGTTCCTTTAAATGGGCAGTATCTGAGAAATCTCATGATTGCCATGCATTCTATGCAGGATCATATAGTTCATTTTTATCATCTCTCAGCACTTGATTGGGTGGACATCACATCATGTCTGAAGGCTGATCCCAAAAAAACCTCACTGCTGGCAGAAAGTATGTCAGATTTCGGCGGACACGGCGTCGATGATTTTAAGAATGTTCAGGAAAAACTGAAACACTTTGTGGACAGCGGCAGGCTGGGAATTTTCGCATCCGGTTACTGGGGACATCAGGCGATGAAGCTCAGTCCGGAAGAAAATCTTTTGTTATTTTCACACTATCTTACAGCACTGGATTACCAGAAAAAAGCAGCCCAGGCTGTTGCTGTAATTGGAGGCAAGAATCCTCATATCCAGAATCTTGTTGTGGGCGGAGTTGCCACTGCAGTTAATATGGACAATATGGCAACTCTCAATGTGGAGCGTCTCAGTCTTATCAGGAAAAAACTGGGAGAAGTCAAAAAGTTCATAGACAAAGTATATATGAATGATCTTGTTCTTCTTGCCAACAGATACAGAGAATGGTTCGATATCGGACGGAGCGTCGGTAATTATATTGCGGTTCCGGAATACCCTTTGGATACAAACAGCAAAGAATTTCTCATACAGGGCGGTATCTTTTTTAACGGTGAGCAGAATATTCACCACAGAATACTGGATCATTCAGACGATTACCTTATTAACAATATCACCGAATCATCCGAGTTTGCATGGTATAACAATCCTGCCCCGCTTCATCCATGGGATGGCAGTTCAGATCCCCGGTTTACAGGGTATGACTATGACTCAAAATACACATGGTGCAAAGCGCCTAGATTTAAAGAAAAAGCGATAGAAACAGGGCCGGTAGCACAGATTCTAGCCGGATACCACACAGGCAATGAGTTTATTAAAAGAGAGATTGATTTTTACAACTCAACTCTCTCCATAGACAACAGCAAATACAACTCCACCATGGGCAGATTACTGGCCAGAGGATACAGAGCTAAATTTTCAGCTGAGACTGCCGAACATTTCCTTGACAAGCTGATAGAAAATATTGCAGCAGGCGACAGCGATTACGCCAACCCTACGGAAATTCCCTCGGGAGAATACAAGGGAGTCGGATTTCATGAGGCGCCGAGGGGTATGCTGAGCCACTTTATACATATAAAGGACAAAAAGATTGAAAATTATCAGGCCGTTGTTCCGTCAACCTGGAATGCCTCCCCGAGAGATGAAAACGGAGTAATGGGCCCCTATGAAAACTCCCTTATCAATACACAACTTGCTGAAACAGAAAAACCTCTGGAAATCCTAAGGACTATACACTCTTATGACCCCTGTATTGCATGCGCCGTTCATGCCGTAGATCCGGATGGCGGAGATATTGTAAAAGTTAAAGTTTTATGA